TTGAACGCCCGGCGGTAGTTCGTGGCCAAAGGCTCGGGCTCGACGTCGTACGCGGCGCGGACGAGCGCGTCGACCCCGCGACGACCGCGCTCGAGCGGGATGAACTTCTTCACCGTGTCCGAGAACAGGAGCGCGCCGACGTTGTCGCCCCGCTGTTGCGCGATGTGCCCGAGGATGATCGCGGTGTTGAGCGCGTAGTCGAAGTGGCTCAAGCCCTCGGTCGTCTGCTGCATCATGCGGCCGACGTCGATCATGAACAGCACGTTCTGGTTCCGCTCCTGCCCCATCTCGCGGACGTAGAGCTTGCCGAGGCGAGCGGTGGTCTTCCAGTCGACGCGCCGCGGCTCGTCGCCGGGACGATATTCGCGCATCCTCTCGAACTCCGTGCCGTCGCCGCGCATCCGCGTGGCCCGGACGCCAAGCTCGGCGAGCGCGTTGCGTCGGGCGAGGAGCCCGAAGCGCCGGAGCGCCTCGATGTTCGGATAGACCTGGATCTCGTCCTTGAGCTCGAACCGCCGCGCCACGCGCCACATGCCGAGCGCGGAGAGGTGCCGCACGCGGACCGCATCGAAGCAGAACCTACCGCGCCGCGCCGGCGTGAACAGGTACTCCACCTTCACAGTCGACCGCGGCGAGACGAGCGCGCGGAGCACCCCCTCGGGCGACGAGGTCCCCTCGGGCGGCGGCTCGTCGGCGAGCTCCAGGCGCAGCGCCCGGGCGCCCGTGTTGCGGATCGAGAGCTGCACCGGGTTCCCGATACCGACCGACAGGACGGCGCGGACCCTCCTCGCGATCTCGACCCTCGTCGCGGTCCCGAGCACGCGGTCCGCGATCGCGAAGACCAGCACCATGGCGGTCGGCGCAAGGCTCACCGCGTAGGGGACGCTCGCCACGGCCGAGGCGACCGCACCGAGCGACGCCACCGCGAGGGCGAGGACGAGTCCGAGCGAAGGGTTCATCCCCTGGGCACCTCCACCGCCTCGAAGACGCGCGCGAGGATGTCGTCCGGAGTCGTCTCCTGGATCACCGCGTCCGGCGTCAGCCGCACCCTGTGGCGCAGCGCCCACGGCGCGATGTGGAGCACGTCGTCGGGGGTCACGTAGTCGCGGCCACGGACCGCGGCGCACGCCCTCCCCCCCATGAGCATCGCCACCGAGGCGCGCGGGGAGGCGCCGACCGCGATCCCGGTCCACTCGCGGGTCTTGACCGTGAGCCGCGTGATGTAGTCGAGCACCTTTCCCTCTGCGCGCACGCCCTTGCACGCGTCGATCACGCCGAGGATCTCCTCGCGCGCCATCACCGGCCGCACGCCGAGCGCCTCCATGTCGAACAGATCCACGCCGC
This genomic stretch from Pseudomonadota bacterium harbors:
- a CDS encoding DUF58 domain-containing protein, which produces MNPSLGLVLALAVASLGAVASAVASVPYAVSLAPTAMVLVFAIADRVLGTATRVEIARRVRAVLSVGIGNPVQLSIRNTGARALRLELADEPPPEGTSSPEGVLRALVSPRSTVKVEYLFTPARRGRFCFDAVRVRHLSALGMWRVARRFELKDEIQVYPNIEALRRFGLLARRNALAELGVRATRMRGDGTEFERMREYRPGDEPRRVDWKTTARLGKLYVREMGQERNQNVLFMIDVGRMMQQTTEGLSHFDYALNTAIILGHIAQQRGDNVGALLFSDTVKKFIPLERGRRGVDALVRAAYDVEPEPLATNYRRAFKYVMAHVRRRALLLLMTHLVPGEDQRLIRGYAAHLGRRHLPLCLFFREPSLAVEAEKVPATAAEAFHVAAAADILLDRQESLSILRHAGVMALDAQPGEYSAVAINQYLDIKARNLL